One region of Fragaria vesca subsp. vesca linkage group LG4, FraVesHawaii_1.0, whole genome shotgun sequence genomic DNA includes:
- the LOC101302824 gene encoding sugar transport protein 13-like, whose product MAKQGSSSSPTLGADPSEAKITPIVIISCILAATGGLMFGYEIGISGGVTSMPGFLKNFYPDVYASTQILKTHNSNYCKYNNQKLQLFTSLLYLAALVSTFFASHSTKKLGRKMTMLIAGIFFIVGTVLNSAFTNFTTVIIGRVLLGCGVGFANQVVPLFLSEIAPTRIRGGLNILFQLNVTLGILFANLVNYGAAKIKGGWGWRLSLGLAGVPALMLTLGSLIVVDTPNSLIQRGKLEEGKAVLGKIRGTQNIEAEYLDILEASNEAREIKHPFRNLLKRKNRPPLVIAIAMQIFQQFTGINAIMFYAPVLFATMGFGNNASLYAAVITGAVNVLSTIVSIFVVDKLGRRMLLLEAGVQMLLSQLVVAIVLALKVKDHSNNLSFGLAILVVVMVCSFVSGFAWSWGPLGWLIPSETFPLETRSAGQSVTVCINMICCFLIGQIFLLMLCSWKYAIFLFFSAWVLVMTLFVLFLVPETKNVPIEEMTERVWKQHWFWKRFIDEYEGDDSNRKYVN is encoded by the exons ATGGCTAAACAGGGTTCCTCAAGCTCACCAACTCTTGGAGCTGACCCTTCTGAAGCAAAAATCACACCAATTGTGATCATTTCTTGTATCTTGGCCGCTACTGGAGGTCTCATGTTTGGTTACGAGATCGGTATTTCGG GAGGTGTAACATCCATGCCGGGTTTTTTGAAAAATTTCTACCCGGATGTGTATGCTAGCACCCAGATTCTGAAGACTCATAACAGCAACTATTGCAAATACAATAATCAAAAGCTGCAGTTGTTCACATCTTTGCTCTACCTTGCGGCTCTGGTATCAACATTCTTTGCGTCACACAGTACCAAAAAGCTAGGAAGAAAGATGACCATGTTGATTGCTGGGATTTTCTTCATAGTTGGCACAGTTCTTAACTCGGCATTTACAAACTTTACCACGGTCATTATTGGGAGAGTCCTTCTTGGTTGTGGAGTTGGTTTCGCTAATCAG GTTGTCCCACTCTTTCTTTCGGAGATTGCTCCGACAAGAATCCGTGGAGGACTTAACATACTTTTCCAGCTTAATGTAACTCTTGGAATTCTTTTTGCAAACCTTGTCAACTATGGAGCTGCTAA AATTAAAGGAGGATGGGGTTGGAGGCTATCGTTGGGTCTAGCAGGGGTTCCAGCCCTTATGCTAACCTTGGGGTCCCTCATTGTAGTAGACACTCCTAACAGTCTGATACAGCGTGGTAAGTTGGAGGAAGGAAAAGCAGTCCTTGGAAAGATTAGGGGGACTCAAAATATTGAAGCCGAGTACTTGGATATATTAGAGGCAAGTAATGAAGCCAGAGAAATCAAGCATCCTTTCAGGAACCTCCTTAAGCGTAAAAATCGGCCTCCTCTCGTCATTGCAATAGCAATGCAG ATCTTCCAGCAGTTCACTGGCATTAATGCAATAATGTTCTATGCTCCGGTTTTATTCGCAACCATGGGTTTCGGCAACAATGCTTCCCTTTACGCAGCTGTCATAACAGGAGCAGTCAATGTGCTCTCGACCATTGTATCAATCTTTGTAGTTGACAAACTTGGCCGCCGCATGCTGTTATTAGAAGCCGGTGTCCAAATGTTGCTTTCTCAATTGGTTGTTGCAATAGTGCTAGCACTCAAGGTGAAGGACCACTCCAACAATCTTTCTTTCGGTTTGGCGATACTGGTGGTGGTGATGGTGTGTTCTTTCGTCTCTGGTTTTGCTTGGTCTTGGGGACCTCTCGGGTGGTTGATCCCAAGCGAGACATTTCCACTGGAGACCCGCTCGGCCGGGCAAAGTGTGACGGTTTGCATCAACATGATCTGCTGTTTTCTTATAGGGCAAATCTTCCTCTTAATGCTTTGCAGCTGGAAGTACGCCATCTTCTTGTTCTTCTCAGCTTGGGTTTTGGTGATGACGCTCTTTGTGCTGTTTCTAGTCCCCGAGACCAAGAATGTCCCTATTGAAGAGATGACAGAGAGAGTGTGGAAGCAACACTGGTTTTGGAAGAGGTTCATAGATGAGTATGAGGGTGATGATTCAAATAGAAAATATGTAAACTAA
- the LOC101302551 gene encoding sugar transport protein 13-like, whose protein sequence is MAGGFGAPTHGGGGQLEAKITPVVIISCILAANGGLMFGYDIGISGGVTAMPHFLKNFFPVVYKKTQEKGIESNYCKYDNQGLQLFTSSLYLAALTATFAASRTTRTLGRKATMLIAGIFFIFGTILNAAAVNLVMLIIGRLLLGCGVGFANQAVPLFLSEIAPTRIRGALNILFQLNVTIGILFANLINFGTAKITGGWGWRLSLGLGGIPAVMLTVGSLIVVDTPDSLITRGKLEEGKAALKKIRGVSNVEADYLEIVEASRMASEVKNPMRNLLKRRNRPQLVIAVCMQIFQQCTGINAIMFYAPVLFSTVGFKSDASLYSSVITGAVNVLSTVVSLYSVDKVGRRLLLLQAGVQMFISQMVVALVLGIKVKDHSESLTQGLALLVVVMVCTFVAGFAWSWGPLGWLIPSETFPLETRSAGQSVTVCVNMLFTFVIAQAFLSMLCNFKFGIFIFFSAWVLVMSVFVLFLLPETKNVPIEEMTDRVWKQHWYWRRFMDDDGDAFY, encoded by the exons ATGGCTGGCGGCTTTGGAGCGCCGACACACGGAGGTGGCGGGCAGCTTGAGGCAAAGATCACGCCGGTTGTAATCATTTCTTGCATATTGGCTGCTAACGGAGGCCTCATGTTTGGTTATGATATTGGTATTTCAG GGGGCGTTACTGCTATGCCTCACTTCCTGAAGAATTTTTTTCCGGTTGTCTATAAAAAAACACAGGAGAAAGGGATTGAGAGCAATTACTGCAAATACGACAATCAAGGCCTGCAGTTGTTCACATCTTCATTGTACCTTGCTGCTTTAACAGCAACATTTGCTGCATCGCGCACAACAAGAACGCTAGGCCGCAAAGCAACCATGTTGATTGCTGGCATTTTCTTCATATTCGGAACTATTCTCAATGCTGCAGCTGTGAACCTTGTAATGCTTATTATTGGGAGGCTCTTACTTGGTTGTGGAGTTGGTTTTGCTAATCAG GCGGTGCCGCTGTTCCTTTCTGAGATTGCACCAACAAGAATTCGTGGAGCACTCAACATTCTCTTCCAGCTCAATGTCACCATTGGCATTCTTTTTGCGAACCTTATCAATTTCGGCACTGCCAA AATTACAGGAGGATGGGGGTGGAGACTATCTTTGGGATTGGGCGGTATTCCTGCCGTTATGCTAACCGTGGGATCTCTTATTGTGGTAGACACTCCTGACAGTTTGATCACACGGGGCAAGTTGGAGGAAGGAAAAGCAGCTCTTAAAAAGATTCGAGGTGTTAGCAATGTTGAAGCCGACTACTTGGAGATTGTGGAGGCAAGTCGTATGGCTTCTGAAGTGAAGAATCCCATGAGAAATCTACTCAAGCGCCGAAACAGACCTCAACTGGTTATTGCAGTTTGTATGCAGATTTTCCAGCAATGTACTGGCATTAACGCAATCATGTTTTATGCTCCAGTTTTGTTTAGCACAGTAGGATTCAAAAGCGATGCTTCCCTTTACTCTTCTGTTATTACAGGAGCCGTCAATGTCCTCTCCACTGTCGTATCTCTCTATTCAGTGGACAAAGTTGGTCGTCGCTTGCTCTTGCTACAAGCCGGTGTCCAAATGTTCATTTCTCAAATGGTGGTAGCACTAGTTCTTGGCATCAAAGTTAAGGACCATTCTGAAAGCCTCACTCAGGGCTTGGCATTACTTGTGGTGGTGATGGTGTGCACATTTGTTGCGGGGTTCGCATGGTCTTGGGGTCCTCTCGGGTGGTTGATCCCTAGTGAGACTTTCCCACTTGAGACTCGCTCGGCAGGCCAGAGTGTAACCGTCTGTGTTAACATGCTCTTCACATTTGTTATAGCACAAGCCTTCCTATCAATGCTTTGCAACTTCAAGTTTGGCATCTTCATATTCTTTTCAGCTTGGGTCTTGGTTATGTCAGTCTTTGTGCTGTTCTTGCTTCCTGAAACAAAGAACGTACCTATTGAAGAGATGACAGACAGAGTCTGGAAGCAACACTGGTACTGGAGGAGATTTATGGATGATGATGGGGATGCTTTTTACTAG